The following proteins are encoded in a genomic region of Arthrobacter jiangjiafuii:
- the rsmD gene encoding 16S rRNA (guanine(966)-N(2))-methyltransferase RsmD, producing MSRIIAGTAGGTSLTSVPGTGTRPTTDRVKEALFSRLESYDILAGARVLDLFAGSGALGVESASRGAVSVDLVELADKAAGTCKQNAKLINDAAGRSVVNVHRAKADTYLLRVPADVTWDLVFLDPPYDLDEDDLNAVLRALPRHLAEGAVVVLERSTRSPEPVWPAGMERFSERKYGETTLWFAEPAQAADDIADDDDAAADAAGS from the coding sequence ATGAGCCGCATCATTGCCGGAACCGCCGGCGGAACCTCCCTGACCAGTGTTCCCGGAACCGGAACCCGTCCCACCACGGACCGCGTGAAGGAGGCGCTCTTCTCCCGGCTGGAGTCCTACGACATCCTCGCCGGCGCCCGCGTGCTGGACCTCTTCGCCGGATCCGGTGCCCTGGGCGTGGAAAGCGCCAGCCGCGGAGCGGTCTCCGTGGACCTGGTGGAACTGGCCGACAAGGCCGCCGGCACCTGCAAGCAGAACGCCAAGCTGATCAACGACGCCGCCGGCCGCTCCGTCGTGAACGTGCACCGCGCCAAGGCCGATACCTACCTGCTGCGCGTTCCCGCCGATGTCACCTGGGACCTGGTCTTCCTGGATCCGCCGTACGACCTGGACGAGGATGACCTGAACGCCGTGCTGCGGGCGCTGCCGCGGCACCTGGCCGAGGGTGCCGTCGTCGTCCTGGAACGTTCCACCCGCTCGCCGGAACCGGTGTGGCCGGCCGGGATGGAACGCTTCAGCGAACGCAAGTACGGGGAAACCACGCTGTGGTTTGCCGAGCCCGCGCAGGCCGCCGACGACATTGCCGACGACGACGACGCCGCTGCAGACGCCGCCGGCTCCTAG
- a CDS encoding aminotransferase class I/II-fold pyridoxal phosphate-dependent enzyme, producing the protein MSSLPRTPLLRSDFAGAAPPWQRTAAGANLLGADGALGVTIFEEITVLSGRHNAINLGQGFPDEDGPAEIKEAARAAISGGANQYAPGQGLPVLRNAVAAHQERFYGIHMDPETQIIVTTGATEAIAATLLALTGPGDEVLTFEPFYDSYGAMIGLSGATHTTAPLLAPDFQPDLATLEDSFSERTRVVLVNNPHNPTGAVFPAATLQRIVELAAKYNALIVTDEVYEHLTFGPRHIPVATLPGAAERTLTISSAGKTFSFTGWKIGWLSGPAELVAAVRAVKSFLSYSSGTPFQGAIAVGLGLEDAFFTGIAQTLQAKRDVLSAGLRAAGLTVFEPQGTYFVNADVAPLGITDATALARRLPELVGVGAIPVAVFCHDDGARRTSSLLRFAFCKKTEILQEAAERISRLGQVL; encoded by the coding sequence ATGAGTTCCCTCCCCCGCACGCCGTTGTTACGCTCCGACTTCGCCGGAGCAGCCCCGCCCTGGCAGCGCACCGCCGCCGGCGCCAATCTGCTCGGAGCCGACGGCGCCCTGGGGGTGACCATCTTCGAGGAGATCACCGTGCTGTCCGGCCGGCACAACGCCATCAACCTGGGCCAGGGCTTCCCGGACGAGGACGGTCCGGCGGAGATCAAAGAGGCAGCCCGCGCGGCCATCAGCGGCGGAGCCAACCAGTACGCGCCCGGCCAGGGGCTGCCGGTGCTCCGCAACGCCGTCGCCGCCCATCAGGAGCGCTTCTACGGCATCCATATGGATCCGGAGACCCAGATCATCGTGACCACCGGCGCCACCGAAGCCATTGCGGCCACCCTGCTGGCGCTCACCGGACCGGGCGACGAGGTGCTGACCTTTGAGCCGTTCTACGACTCCTACGGGGCCATGATCGGGCTCAGCGGCGCCACGCACACCACCGCTCCACTGCTGGCTCCGGACTTCCAGCCGGATCTTGCCACCCTGGAGGATTCATTCTCCGAGCGCACCCGGGTGGTACTTGTGAACAACCCGCACAATCCCACCGGGGCCGTCTTTCCGGCCGCAACCCTCCAGCGGATCGTGGAGCTGGCGGCGAAATACAACGCGCTCATCGTCACCGACGAGGTCTATGAACACCTCACTTTCGGCCCCCGGCACATTCCCGTGGCCACGCTGCCCGGAGCCGCCGAGCGCACGCTGACCATTTCCTCGGCCGGCAAGACCTTCTCCTTCACCGGCTGGAAAATCGGCTGGCTCTCCGGCCCGGCTGAGCTGGTCGCTGCCGTCCGGGCGGTGAAATCCTTCCTCAGCTACAGCTCCGGCACTCCGTTCCAGGGCGCCATCGCCGTGGGCCTGGGGCTGGAGGATGCCTTCTTCACCGGAATCGCGCAGACCCTGCAGGCCAAGCGCGATGTGCTCAGCGCCGGGCTGCGCGCCGCAGGCCTGACCGTCTTTGAACCGCAGGGCACCTACTTCGTAAACGCCGACGTCGCACCCCTGGGCATCACTGACGCAACGGCGCTCGCCCGCCGGCTGCCCGAGCTGGTGGGGGTGGGCGCCATCCCGGTGGCGGTGTTCTGCCACGACGACGGCGCCCGCCGCACCAGCTCGCTGCTGCGCTTTGCGTTCTGCAAAAAAACCGAGATCCTGCAGGAAGCCGCCGAACGCATCTCACGGCTGGGGCAGGTGCTCTGA
- a CDS encoding spermidine synthase: MAANKSNKPNDAGRSPSRLLRGIGAHATITEDGFNPGAWVLSIGGAEQSHVNLAHPEEIFYEYLRRIGNVLDLAAPAGEPLRTLHLGAGALTLTRYLQATRPGSEQHAVELERELLDFVLAHLPLPEGTVLETVIGDARDALSRYEPGSFEAIVLDVFSGADAPEHLTTTEFYAEAAALLSPAGVLLVNVGDDPGLAFCRRQVRNLQAGMSGIPEAGFAALAEKSMFTGRYPGNIVLAATAFPWPEDWTTALLAAGPHPADVLTGERLDVFASGS; the protein is encoded by the coding sequence ATGGCGGCGAACAAGTCGAACAAACCGAACGACGCCGGCCGTTCCCCGTCGCGGCTGCTGCGCGGCATTGGCGCGCACGCCACCATTACCGAGGACGGCTTCAACCCGGGCGCCTGGGTGTTGAGCATCGGCGGCGCGGAACAATCCCACGTGAACCTGGCGCATCCGGAGGAGATCTTCTACGAGTACCTGCGCCGGATCGGCAATGTCCTGGACCTGGCGGCACCGGCCGGCGAACCGCTACGGACCCTGCATCTGGGCGCCGGGGCATTGACGCTGACCCGGTACCTGCAGGCCACCCGGCCCGGCTCGGAGCAGCATGCGGTGGAGCTGGAGCGGGAGCTGCTGGACTTTGTGCTGGCGCATTTGCCGCTGCCGGAGGGAACCGTGCTGGAGACGGTGATCGGCGACGCCCGGGACGCCCTCTCCCGCTACGAGCCCGGGTCCTTTGAGGCGATCGTGCTGGACGTCTTCTCCGGCGCGGATGCCCCGGAGCACCTGACCACGACGGAGTTTTATGCCGAGGCCGCTGCCCTGCTCTCCCCCGCCGGCGTGCTGCTGGTAAACGTGGGCGACGATCCTGGGCTGGCCTTCTGCCGGCGGCAGGTCCGAAACCTGCAGGCGGGAATGTCAGGGATTCCCGAAGCCGGATTCGCGGCGCTGGCCGAGAAGTCCATGTTCACCGGCCGCTATCCGGGGAACATCGTCCTGGCGGCCACTGCCTTTCCGTGGCCCGAAGACTGGACCACTGCCCTGCTAGCCGCGGGTCCGCACCCGGCGGATGTCCTGACCGGGGAGCGGCTGGACGTTTTTGCGTCGGGTTCCTAG